In a single window of the Oecophyllibacter saccharovorans genome:
- a CDS encoding TonB-dependent receptor has translation MSALSFSTGFPPKLRPWKPAGKLLGSLGLATELLMTAPAGHATASPTAPATPAASTRNTGRSAQRGVHDVTAHGVERINLRAKPELTAVAGGLITPQQGTQERSVVSRTYIDIQSPTANAFQLLDLVPGANVATSDPFGLSPQTNISIRGLNGDALGYVLEGMPMSDVASYGATPSQFADSENYSQVALQQGSPDLDSPVIDAAGGLNTMKYLDPSFKAGGMVAMSYGSYATRRGFIRLETGEIGNSGLRGFVSYSNTRADAWHGPGNNERQHIDFKFLKEWGQSRVALLGSWNRTTTAYYPKTTLTAWKLYNIHGPNHLARHFDTSDPQQGARYWRLWRDPEETLYLGAPMHFALTSNDRLSLDITPYAQGAYGNWPSGTTAEDAGLAGNPTATPVLRGDYLQRSYRAGFTSELHARWKWNDFFLGYWYDYSDDHETQPYSRVSATGATPDIWATGRHGKVLQPDGRGGTEKYLAWDIHSIAQVNALYAGDHISLFNNRLLIDAGFKEIMLSRNGTNNLPDAASGYPYHVGSNTSEPLPRFGLRWKITPKDQIFLNATTNFRAPAVTAYYAPGDSRGLKNEYSITEELGYRRTGDWLVGSITFFNYNFTNRLIETLITRDGVQNISSTINAGGQTTRGVDIELGTRPWHHLSPYLSFEYLHATMDGNLPVNGDWLPTRGKTAIRSPHFSGAAGLRYDDGHFFSMVTARYTGSQYATFMNDEKMPAYMTADLSLGYRFSNVALFRDATLKRPELRLNFLNLSNQRYLSGVGTPGTNAHATRGLHGTTIAANPAKFYIGGGFAVLFTASTGF, from the coding sequence ATGTCTGCATTATCTTTCTCTACAGGGTTTCCGCCCAAGCTGCGGCCATGGAAACCGGCCGGCAAACTTCTGGGCAGTCTGGGCCTGGCCACTGAACTGCTCATGACCGCGCCTGCAGGCCATGCGACCGCCTCTCCCACTGCACCTGCTACGCCAGCTGCCTCCACCAGAAATACAGGCAGGAGTGCACAACGGGGTGTTCATGACGTGACTGCACACGGTGTTGAGCGGATCAACTTGCGGGCCAAACCTGAGCTGACTGCCGTCGCAGGGGGGCTGATCACACCCCAGCAGGGCACGCAGGAACGCAGCGTGGTAAGCCGCACTTACATCGACATTCAGTCGCCCACAGCCAATGCTTTCCAGCTGCTGGACCTCGTGCCGGGCGCCAATGTCGCCACTTCCGATCCTTTCGGGCTGTCACCGCAGACCAACATCTCCATCCGCGGCCTCAATGGCGACGCGCTGGGCTACGTGCTTGAAGGCATGCCCATGAGCGACGTGGCTTCCTACGGCGCCACGCCCAGCCAGTTCGCGGATTCGGAAAATTACAGCCAGGTCGCCCTGCAGCAGGGATCTCCTGATCTCGACAGCCCTGTCATTGATGCCGCGGGCGGGCTGAACACCATGAAATACCTCGACCCCTCCTTCAAGGCAGGGGGCATGGTGGCCATGTCCTACGGCTCTTATGCCACCCGGCGCGGTTTCATCCGCCTTGAAACCGGCGAGATCGGCAACAGCGGTCTGCGCGGTTTCGTGTCCTATTCCAACACGCGCGCCGATGCCTGGCATGGACCGGGCAACAATGAACGACAGCACATCGATTTCAAGTTCCTCAAGGAGTGGGGGCAGTCGCGCGTCGCTCTGCTCGGGTCCTGGAACCGCACCACAACGGCCTATTATCCCAAAACCACCCTGACGGCCTGGAAACTCTACAACATCCACGGCCCCAACCACCTGGCGCGGCATTTCGATACTTCAGACCCCCAGCAGGGAGCGCGTTACTGGCGCTTGTGGCGCGATCCCGAGGAGACGCTCTACCTGGGGGCGCCCATGCATTTCGCCCTGACTTCAAACGACCGCCTCTCGCTCGACATCACCCCTTACGCCCAAGGCGCCTACGGCAACTGGCCCTCCGGCACGACAGCGGAAGATGCAGGGCTTGCCGGCAATCCCACGGCCACGCCCGTGCTACGCGGCGATTATCTGCAGCGCAGCTACCGGGCCGGCTTCACCTCCGAGCTCCACGCACGCTGGAAGTGGAACGACTTCTTTCTGGGCTACTGGTACGATTATTCAGATGACCACGAGACCCAGCCCTATTCCCGCGTCAGCGCTACCGGCGCCACGCCCGATATCTGGGCGACAGGCCGGCACGGCAAGGTGCTGCAGCCGGACGGCCGGGGCGGGACGGAAAAATACCTTGCCTGGGATATCCACAGCATTGCGCAGGTCAATGCCCTTTACGCCGGAGACCACATCTCCCTGTTCAACAACCGCCTGCTCATTGATGCGGGGTTCAAGGAGATCATGCTCAGCAGAAACGGCACCAACAACCTTCCTGACGCCGCCTCGGGCTACCCCTATCATGTCGGCAGCAACACGTCCGAGCCGCTGCCACGTTTCGGGCTGCGGTGGAAGATCACGCCCAAAGACCAGATCTTTCTCAATGCCACCACCAATTTCCGCGCCCCTGCTGTCACGGCCTATTATGCGCCCGGAGATTCGCGCGGCCTGAAGAACGAATATTCCATTACCGAGGAACTGGGTTACCGGCGCACAGGTGACTGGCTGGTGGGGAGCATCACCTTCTTCAACTACAACTTCACCAATCGCCTGATTGAAACCCTGATCACCCGTGACGGCGTGCAGAACATCTCCTCCACCATCAATGCCGGAGGACAGACCACCCGCGGCGTCGATATCGAGCTGGGAACGCGGCCCTGGCACCATCTCAGCCCTTACCTGTCCTTTGAATACCTGCATGCCACCATGGACGGCAATCTGCCGGTCAACGGGGACTGGCTTCCCACGCGCGGCAAGACGGCAATACGCAGCCCGCATTTCTCAGGCGCGGCAGGGCTGCGCTATGATGACGGACATTTCTTCAGCATGGTCACCGCTCGCTACACCGGCAGCCAGTACGCCACCTTCATGAATGACGAGAAAATGCCGGCCTACATGACGGCGGATCTGAGCCTTGGCTACCGTTTCAGCAATGTCGCCCTCTTCCGCGATGCCACCCTGAAACGCCCGGAGCTGCGCCTTAATTTCCTCAATCTTTCCAACCAGCGTTATCTCTCAGGCGTCGGCACGCCAGGCACCAATGCCCACGCCACCCGCGGGCTGCACGGCACCACCATTGCCGCCAACCCGGCCAAGTTCTACATCGGCGGCGGTTTTGCAGTGCTGTTCACCGCCTCCACCGGCTTCTGA
- a CDS encoding ABC transporter permease: MPNATTSIPTGPPSRSVAPSVMARMLLPAVAWGLVAVLAFALPDRAQGFVVHPYARLTHWLYVGMAGFLFLIALVSRYLPALRAKACYWAPWVTVLAVFTGLWELLTAKLGILPIPFFQPPSALLEVYLDDWPRLGASLLSSCRLLAAGFFCGALAGFVTGVAAGWMRSVGYWVHPVLRFIGPLPSTALLPMAFYFFPSGFSAGVFLIAMATWFPMTVLTWSGISSVEPAYYDVARTMGASEWFLICRVAVPAALPSVFVGLFMGLGASFAVLVAAEMMGVKSGLGWYLQWAQGWGAYNNMYAALIVMALLFSSLITLLFAIRDRVLTWQPGEVQW, from the coding sequence GTGCCGAACGCCACCACGTCCATCCCAACCGGTCCGCCCTCCAGGTCGGTCGCGCCCAGCGTTATGGCGCGCATGCTCCTGCCAGCCGTCGCATGGGGGCTTGTGGCCGTCCTGGCTTTTGCGCTTCCAGACAGGGCGCAGGGCTTCGTGGTGCACCCCTATGCCCGCCTGACCCACTGGCTTTACGTGGGCATGGCAGGCTTCCTGTTCCTCATCGCCCTGGTCAGCCGTTACCTGCCCGCCCTGCGCGCCAAGGCCTGTTACTGGGCTCCTTGGGTGACGGTTCTGGCGGTGTTCACCGGGCTGTGGGAACTTCTGACGGCCAAGCTGGGCATCCTGCCCATCCCCTTTTTTCAGCCGCCTTCAGCCCTGCTGGAAGTCTATCTGGATGACTGGCCCCGTCTGGGCGCTTCTCTCCTGAGCTCCTGCAGGCTTCTGGCAGCCGGTTTCTTCTGCGGGGCACTGGCAGGGTTCGTGACCGGTGTGGCGGCCGGCTGGATGCGGTCGGTCGGCTACTGGGTGCACCCGGTCCTGCGTTTCATCGGGCCGCTGCCTTCAACGGCCCTGCTGCCGATGGCTTTCTATTTCTTTCCCAGCGGTTTTTCCGCAGGCGTTTTCCTGATCGCCATGGCAACCTGGTTTCCCATGACCGTGCTGACCTGGTCGGGCATCAGCAGCGTTGAGCCGGCTTATTACGATGTTGCGCGCACCATGGGCGCCAGCGAGTGGTTCCTGATCTGCCGCGTGGCTGTGCCCGCTGCGCTGCCCTCGGTATTTGTCGGTCTGTTCATGGGGCTTGGCGCCTCTTTCGCCGTCCTGGTGGCCGCTGAGATGATGGGGGTGAAATCAGGGCTGGGCTGGTACCTGCAATGGGCGCAGGGCTGGGGGGCCTATAACAACATGTATGCCGCCCTGATCGTCATGGCGCTTCTGTTCTCGAGTCTGATCACCCTTCTGTTCGCCATACGCGACCGCGTCCTGACCTGGCAGCCCGGAGAAGTGCAATGGTGA
- the tyrS gene encoding tyrosine--tRNA ligase has product MIFQCTDAQGLDALMAAGPVTAYVGFDPTADSLHVGNALSIMMLRLLQKHGHRPIAIAGGGTARIGDPSFRDEARTLMTAETIARNLAGIEASLRQFLDFETHGQDGRAGALLANNAEWLDRLSYLDLLEDVGVQFSISRMLSFESVKQRLEREQGLTFLEFNYSILQAYDFRELHRRHGAVLQMGGSDQWGNIVSGIELARRTDGARLFGLTTPLVTTASGAKMGKSAGGARWVRKEKLPVFDYWQFWRNTEDADVGRFLKMFTDLPVEECARLGALEGAAINEAKKILATEATAICHGREAAEEAARTAGKVFSGGGMGEALPEKSLPASLFASGLPAFKLFQEAGLASSGGEARRLIRGGGARLADRPVSDENQLITSSDFQDGLLKLSSGRKKHLLVRLASD; this is encoded by the coding sequence ATGATCTTCCAGTGCACGGACGCCCAAGGCCTCGACGCCCTGATGGCTGCAGGACCGGTCACGGCTTATGTCGGCTTCGACCCCACAGCTGATTCCCTGCATGTCGGCAATGCCCTGTCGATCATGATGCTGCGCCTGCTGCAGAAGCACGGTCATCGCCCGATTGCGATCGCAGGCGGCGGGACGGCGCGAATCGGCGACCCCTCCTTCCGCGATGAAGCGCGCACGCTGATGACAGCGGAGACAATCGCCCGCAACCTGGCCGGGATAGAAGCCAGCCTGCGGCAGTTCCTGGATTTCGAAACCCACGGACAGGACGGCAGGGCAGGCGCGCTGCTGGCCAATAACGCGGAGTGGCTGGACAGGCTTTCCTATCTCGACCTGCTCGAGGATGTCGGCGTGCAGTTCTCCATCAGCCGCATGCTGTCTTTCGAAAGTGTTAAACAGCGCCTGGAGCGTGAACAGGGGCTGACCTTTCTGGAGTTCAACTACTCCATCCTCCAGGCCTATGACTTCCGCGAACTGCACCGCCGCCATGGCGCGGTGCTGCAGATGGGCGGCTCCGACCAGTGGGGCAATATCGTCTCGGGCATCGAGCTTGCGCGCAGGACCGACGGCGCGCGCCTCTTCGGGCTGACCACGCCGCTCGTCACCACCGCTTCAGGGGCGAAGATGGGCAAATCTGCCGGCGGGGCCAGGTGGGTGCGCAAGGAGAAACTGCCCGTTTTCGATTACTGGCAGTTCTGGCGCAATACGGAAGATGCCGATGTCGGGCGCTTCCTGAAAATGTTCACTGATCTGCCGGTCGAGGAATGCGCGCGCCTGGGCGCGCTCGAAGGCGCTGCCATCAACGAGGCCAAAAAAATCCTCGCAACCGAGGCCACCGCCATCTGCCATGGGCGCGAAGCAGCTGAAGAAGCAGCTCGGACAGCCGGCAAGGTTTTCAGCGGCGGCGGAATGGGAGAGGCGCTGCCTGAAAAATCCCTGCCTGCTTCCCTGTTCGCGTCAGGGCTGCCGGCCTTCAAGCTCTTTCAGGAAGCAGGGCTGGCCTCTTCCGGCGGGGAAGCACGCCGGCTGATCCGTGGCGGGGGCGCACGTCTCGCTGACCGGCCCGTGAGCGATGAAAACCAGCTCATCACGTCTTCCGACTTTCAGGACGGCCTTCTGAAACTTTCATCGGGCCGCAAGAAACATCTTCTCGTTCGTCTCGCCTCGGACTGA
- a CDS encoding ABC transporter substrate-binding protein codes for MSKRISSPIPALLTPASRRSFLRRSAIGLGSVLGAGALGLSGMERSVFAGGSAHAAGTGGEGTGPLEEVHLAWDQVEVCQAPISVALQRGMFARYGLDVKPIKFTGSTDQLLQAIATGKADGGIGMALRWLKPLEQGFDVVLTVGTHGGCMRLLSAPDSGITSVADLKGKKVAVTDAASPVRNYFSIRAAKLGINPETEIEWLQFPADLFSQALKKGEVQAIAGNDPQAYIQWKRDGLVQVATNLDGPDKHAVCCVMGLGGHFWRDRPKVAIALSKAIIEAQAWTAAHPDEAAKIFAPYVPGNVPVETIAAILRSQTHELHSTGALLRQEIATFVNDLKLIHVINPTTNTQAFVDKIVVDVPA; via the coding sequence ATGTCGAAGCGGATTTCTTCCCCCATTCCTGCGCTTCTGACCCCGGCTTCCCGGCGGAGCTTCCTGCGCCGCTCAGCCATCGGGCTGGGATCGGTGCTGGGGGCCGGGGCCCTGGGGCTCAGTGGCATGGAGCGTTCTGTCTTTGCAGGCGGCTCGGCGCATGCCGCTGGAACGGGCGGAGAGGGCACAGGACCGCTGGAGGAAGTGCATCTGGCATGGGACCAGGTGGAAGTCTGCCAGGCGCCCATCTCCGTTGCCCTGCAGCGCGGCATGTTTGCCCGGTACGGCCTGGACGTCAAACCCATCAAGTTCACCGGCTCCACCGATCAGCTGCTCCAGGCCATCGCCACCGGCAAGGCCGATGGCGGCATCGGCATGGCGCTGCGCTGGCTCAAGCCGCTGGAGCAGGGATTCGACGTGGTGCTGACGGTCGGCACGCATGGCGGCTGCATGCGCCTGCTGTCGGCACCTGATTCAGGCATCACCAGCGTGGCCGATCTCAAGGGCAAGAAAGTCGCGGTGACGGATGCCGCCAGCCCGGTCCGCAATTATTTTTCTATCCGCGCCGCCAAGCTGGGGATCAATCCGGAGACGGAGATCGAGTGGCTTCAGTTCCCGGCCGACCTGTTCTCGCAGGCACTGAAGAAGGGTGAGGTCCAGGCGATTGCCGGCAATGATCCGCAGGCCTACATCCAGTGGAAGCGTGACGGGCTGGTGCAGGTCGCGACCAACCTGGACGGGCCTGACAAGCATGCTGTCTGCTGCGTCATGGGGCTTGGCGGGCATTTCTGGCGCGATCGGCCCAAAGTGGCCATCGCCCTGTCGAAAGCCATTATCGAGGCGCAGGCCTGGACCGCGGCACATCCTGACGAAGCGGCAAAGATTTTCGCCCCTTACGTGCCTGGCAATGTTCCGGTGGAGACGATCGCTGCCATCCTGCGCTCCCAGACGCATGAGCTGCACTCCACCGGAGCGCTTCTGCGGCAGGAAATCGCCACTTTCGTCAATGACCTGAAACTGATTCACGTCATCAACCCCACGACGAACACGCAGGCTTTTGTCGACAAGATCGTTGTCGACGTCCCCGCCTGA
- a CDS encoding heparinase II/III family protein: MVFRKGWRRLKVALTRLPARKPERSPACYYRDLALGDPEQGMRLVAGQFRYGGQLWQMPDPGVPGSWERAWPEEVTRWLYGFGWLRDLRALGTNEARLTARALVCSWLAASWQDSRLLAMAQEAGIMGERLSNWLGHYEFCLLTAVEETQAAVMEAMVREGRLLAALLPLEPQGWQGLAALRGLLAAFMAQPEHKGFFQRFQRYLERELKRVFQADGTVAERSPEAQFQAVRELVSFLLMFNALQLAPPPVIVSLLARACAVLRALCHGDGALALFNGSQERASAEVEALLARAERYHVITPTLPQGGFVRLTLGRALLLVDGAPPPVSGHDRHAHAGTLSFEFSWGGQRLLVNCGSAGSAGLRQALRASPAHNVLVAEGESSSEFGPGGGIIRRPAHVSCAHRSTADAHWLDLSHDGYHPSYGAIWKRHLYLGEEGGDLRGREVVEGERDLNFVVRFHVHPDVKVIQEDQDIILQAPESIWRFCQSGGALRVEQDLYAGRGSPEASTQIVIRSRPGRSFDVQDGPARRRQRISWKLERLPE, translated from the coding sequence GTGGTTTTCCGTAAAGGTTGGCGTCGCCTGAAAGTCGCCCTGACCCGTTTGCCTGCCCGCAAGCCCGAGCGCAGTCCCGCCTGTTACTATCGTGACCTCGCCCTGGGAGATCCCGAGCAGGGAATGCGGCTGGTGGCTGGGCAGTTCCGTTATGGGGGACAGCTCTGGCAGATGCCTGACCCTGGCGTGCCCGGAAGCTGGGAAAGGGCGTGGCCTGAAGAGGTGACACGCTGGCTTTACGGCTTCGGCTGGCTGCGTGACCTGCGGGCGTTGGGCACCAATGAGGCGCGCCTGACAGCCCGGGCCCTGGTGTGCTCCTGGCTTGCGGCCTCCTGGCAGGATTCCCGGCTTCTGGCCATGGCCCAGGAAGCGGGCATCATGGGGGAACGGCTGTCGAACTGGCTGGGTCATTATGAGTTCTGCCTGTTGACGGCAGTCGAGGAGACACAGGCGGCTGTCATGGAAGCCATGGTGCGCGAAGGCCGCCTGCTGGCCGCCCTGCTGCCCCTGGAGCCACAGGGCTGGCAGGGCCTGGCCGCCCTGCGGGGTCTGCTGGCCGCTTTTATGGCTCAGCCGGAGCACAAGGGCTTTTTCCAGCGTTTCCAACGCTACCTGGAGCGGGAGCTGAAGCGCGTTTTTCAGGCGGACGGCACGGTGGCCGAGCGCAGTCCGGAAGCGCAGTTTCAGGCCGTGCGCGAGCTGGTGAGCTTTCTGCTCATGTTCAATGCTCTGCAGCTTGCGCCGCCGCCTGTCATCGTCTCCCTGCTGGCACGTGCCTGTGCGGTGCTGAGAGCACTCTGTCATGGCGATGGCGCGCTGGCGCTTTTCAACGGATCGCAGGAACGCGCCAGTGCGGAAGTGGAAGCCCTGCTGGCGCGCGCCGAGCGCTATCATGTCATCACGCCCACCCTGCCGCAGGGCGGCTTCGTGCGGCTGACGCTGGGGCGGGCATTGCTGCTCGTGGATGGGGCGCCGCCGCCTGTCAGCGGTCATGACCGTCATGCCCATGCGGGCACGCTTTCTTTCGAATTCTCCTGGGGCGGACAACGTCTGCTCGTCAATTGCGGCAGTGCCGGCTCGGCCGGGCTGCGCCAGGCCTTGCGCGCCAGCCCGGCGCATAATGTTCTGGTGGCGGAAGGGGAATCCTCTTCGGAATTCGGGCCGGGCGGAGGGATTATCCGGCGGCCGGCCCATGTGAGCTGCGCGCACCGGAGCACAGCTGACGCCCATTGGCTCGATCTGTCGCATGACGGCTATCATCCCTCTTACGGCGCAATCTGGAAACGGCACCTGTATCTGGGCGAGGAAGGAGGGGACCTGCGCGGGCGCGAGGTGGTGGAGGGAGAGCGCGACCTGAATTTCGTGGTGCGCTTTCATGTTCATCCTGACGTGAAGGTCATCCAGGAGGACCAGGACATCATCCTTCAGGCGCCGGAGAGCATCTGGCGCTTCTGTCAGTCCGGCGGGGCGCTGCGGGTGGAGCAGGATCTCTATGCCGGGCGCGGCAGCCCTGAAGCGAGCACGCAGATCGTCATCAGGTCACGGCCCGGACGGAGTTTTGATGTTCAGGACGGGCCCGCGCGCAGGCGGCAGCGCATTTCCTGGAAGCTGGAGCGCCTGCCCGAATAA
- a CDS encoding ABC transporter ATP-binding protein, with amino-acid sequence MVKESLETRTPLQVAPPAGNASGTDANLPIGTDKGAHIQIDHVSHRFGQGEKALPVLKDVSLDIKPGEFVAVLGPSGSGKSTLLRLVSGLEKPSEGTILADGKLVTGPDPSRIVMFQDPTLYPWRTVEGNVALGLEARGKLKTQGNRVGEAIDLVGLQGFEKAYPRQLSGGMAQRAALARALVNDPRLLILDEPFGKLDSLTRLTMQGELLKLWQRERFTTLLVTHDVEEALFLAQRVIVFGQRPAQIKAEFKVDLPYPRHRGDPALAALRQKALAELGLDADW; translated from the coding sequence ATGGTGAAAGAGTCCCTCGAAACCAGGACCCCGCTTCAGGTGGCCCCTCCTGCCGGCAATGCTTCTGGAACGGACGCTAACCTGCCGATCGGCACGGACAAGGGCGCGCATATCCAGATCGACCATGTAAGCCACCGGTTCGGTCAGGGGGAGAAAGCGCTGCCGGTTCTCAAGGATGTGTCGCTTGATATCAAGCCTGGGGAATTCGTGGCTGTTCTGGGGCCTTCAGGCAGTGGCAAGTCCACCCTGCTGCGCCTGGTCTCAGGATTGGAAAAACCGTCTGAGGGAACGATCCTTGCCGATGGCAAGCTCGTGACAGGGCCTGATCCCTCGCGCATCGTCATGTTTCAGGATCCCACCCTGTATCCATGGCGCACGGTCGAGGGCAATGTCGCACTGGGGCTCGAAGCGCGCGGCAAGCTGAAAACGCAGGGCAACCGCGTGGGGGAGGCGATCGATCTGGTCGGGCTTCAGGGCTTCGAGAAGGCCTATCCCCGCCAGCTTTCAGGCGGCATGGCCCAGCGCGCGGCCCTGGCACGCGCCCTGGTCAATGACCCGCGCCTGCTGATTTTGGATGAGCCGTTCGGCAAGCTGGATTCCCTGACCCGCCTGACGATGCAGGGCGAGCTGCTCAAGCTATGGCAACGCGAGCGCTTCACGACCCTGCTGGTGACCCACGACGTGGAGGAAGCCCTGTTTCTGGCGCAGCGCGTTATCGTGTTCGGCCAACGCCCGGCGCAGATCAAGGCTGAATTCAAGGTGGATCTGCCTTATCCGCGCCACAGGGGCGACCCCGCCCTGGCTGCCCTGCGCCAGAAGGCCCTGGCCGAGCTCGGGCTGGACGCGGACTGGTAG
- a CDS encoding alpha/beta hydrolase: MPEVMFAGPDGRLEGRYHHSDTPNAPLALVLHPHPLHGGSMNNRVTYSMYRRFQEMGFSVMRYNSRGVGRSQGRYDGGIGEISDAAAALDWMQMVNPNSTELWVCGYSFGAFVGMQLLMRRPEIRGWVSVAPPANDYDFGFLAPCPCSGLMIAGGKDTLAPESSIRKLVDKLNTQKNVEVDYRVFEQADHIFAKQIRQITDAIEDHVTVRQAFFLSVEAEED; the protein is encoded by the coding sequence ATGCCTGAAGTGATGTTCGCCGGCCCGGACGGGCGACTTGAAGGCCGCTATCACCATTCCGACACGCCCAATGCCCCCCTCGCCCTGGTTCTGCACCCCCATCCTCTGCACGGCGGGAGCATGAACAACCGCGTCACCTATTCCATGTACCGGCGTTTCCAGGAGATGGGCTTTTCTGTCATGCGCTACAATTCACGTGGCGTCGGGCGCTCGCAGGGCCGCTATGATGGCGGTATCGGCGAAATTTCCGATGCGGCGGCCGCCCTGGACTGGATGCAGATGGTCAACCCCAACTCCACCGAGCTGTGGGTCTGCGGTTATTCCTTCGGCGCCTTCGTCGGCATGCAGCTTCTCATGCGCCGGCCTGAAATCCGCGGCTGGGTCAGCGTGGCCCCGCCGGCCAATGACTATGATTTCGGCTTTCTCGCCCCCTGCCCCTGCAGCGGCCTGATGATCGCCGGCGGCAAGGACACCCTCGCCCCCGAAAGCAGCATCCGCAAACTGGTGGACAAGCTGAACACGCAGAAGAACGTCGAGGTCGATTACCGCGTCTTTGAGCAGGCCGATCACATCTTTGCCAAGCAGATCCGCCAGATCACCGATGCCATTGAAGACCATGTCACCGTCCGCCAGGCCTTCTTCCTCTCCGTGGAGGCTGAGGAAGACTGA
- the rpe gene encoding ribulose-phosphate 3-epimerase, with the protein MPQSPAVSSRSLSAQVPEAAAGKPLIAPSLLSADFSDLRREMETVATAPWLHLDVMDGHFVPNISFGMPVIKALRPHSKAFFDAHLMVSPVDPHLDALAEAGVDQMTVHVEGNWHLNRTLQRIAALGCKVGVALCPATPPEVLGEVLELVDTILVMTVNPGFGGQTFMPGQLPKIRRLAQMIDENEERTGRRILLGVDGGINLQTAPLVTAAGARLLVAGSSVFGQKDRPATIAALQAAACGGEEGGRSVEDVSARSPSIR; encoded by the coding sequence ATGCCACAATCCCCAGCTGTCAGCTCCCGTTCCCTGTCCGCACAGGTGCCTGAAGCTGCGGCCGGTAAACCGCTCATTGCGCCAAGCCTGTTATCGGCAGATTTCTCCGATCTGCGCCGGGAGATGGAAACGGTTGCCACGGCGCCATGGTTGCATCTGGATGTGATGGACGGGCATTTCGTGCCCAATATTTCTTTCGGCATGCCTGTCATCAAGGCGTTGCGGCCCCATAGCAAAGCCTTTTTTGATGCGCATCTGATGGTTTCACCGGTCGATCCCCATCTGGACGCCTTGGCAGAGGCTGGGGTTGACCAGATGACGGTCCATGTCGAGGGAAACTGGCATCTCAACCGGACCCTGCAACGGATTGCAGCACTTGGCTGCAAAGTGGGCGTGGCCCTCTGCCCGGCCACCCCGCCCGAAGTGCTGGGAGAGGTGCTGGAACTGGTGGATACGATTCTCGTCATGACCGTCAATCCAGGCTTTGGCGGCCAGACTTTCATGCCGGGTCAGCTGCCCAAGATCAGGCGTCTGGCGCAGATGATCGATGAGAATGAAGAACGCACCGGACGGCGGATTCTCCTGGGGGTCGATGGTGGTATCAATCTCCAGACGGCCCCGCTGGTGACGGCTGCAGGGGCCCGGCTGCTGGTGGCAGGCTCGTCTGTTTTCGGCCAGAAGGACCGCCCGGCCACCATTGCGGCCCTGCAGGCAGCCGCCTGTGGGGGGGAGGAGGGCGGCAGAAGCGTTGAGGACGTTTCGGCCCGCTCGCCCTCAATACGCTGA